One segment of Desmodus rotundus isolate HL8 chromosome 6, HLdesRot8A.1, whole genome shotgun sequence DNA contains the following:
- the NPC1L1 gene encoding NPC1-like intracellular cholesterol transporter 1, which yields MAEAGLRGWLLWALLWQWAQAELYTPTHRRGYCAFYDECGKNPELSGSLASLSNVSCLSNTPARPITGSHLALLQRICPRLYTGPNTTYACCSQKQLVSLEASMAITKALLTRCPACSDNFVSLHCHNTCSPDQSVFVNVTRVAVRGGGQPPAVVAYEAFYQRSFAEQAYDSCSRVRIPAAATLAVGTMCGVYGSALCNAERWLNYQGDTGNGLAPLDITFHLWEPSQAAGSEMQPLDGEITPCNQSQGDGTTSCSCQDCAASCPAIPQPEVLDATFRLGRMAGGLALIIILCSALSVLTAFLTAPRLRPCRKMGRMRDPKAGPSFSNRLSLSTHILLSRGFQGWGTWVASWPLTVLLVSIAVVAALAGGLAFMKLTTDPVELWSAPNSQARREKEFHDQHFGPFFRTNQVILTAPRRPSYGYDSLLLGPKNFSGVLDTDLLQELLVLQERLRHLQVWSPEEQRNVSLRDICYAPLNPRNASLSDCCVNSLLQYFQSNLTSLLLTANQTLMGQTAQVDWRDHFLYCANAPLTFKDGTALGLSCMADYGAPVFPFLAVGGYKGKDYSEAEALILTFSLNNYLPGDPRLAQAKLWEAGFLEEMRAFRRQMAGTFQVTFMAERSLEDEISRTTAEDLPIFAISYLVIFLYISLALGSYTSWRRVLVDAKVTLGLGGVAVVLGAVLASIGLFSYAGVPTSLVVLQVVPFLVLAVGADNVFIFVLEHQRLPQKPGEGLEAHIGRVLGSVGPSMLLCSVSEAICFFLGALTPMPAVRTFALTSGLAVILDFLLQMSAFVALVALDARRQEASRLDGCCCLRAQKPPPPGPSEGLLLRFFCKVYVPFLLHQVTRVVVLLLSLALFGTCLYFMCHISVGLDQELALPKDSYLLDYFLFLNHYFEAGAPVYFVTTGGYNFSSKAGMDAICSSSGCDSFSLTQKIQYAVEFPEQSYLAIPASSWVDDFIDWLTPSSCCRLYAFGPHKDEFCPSTVTSLACIKNCISFTFGTVRPSVDQFNKYLPWFLSDPPNIKCPKGGLAAYNTSVDLGPDGQILASRFMAYHKPLKNSKDFTEALRAARALAANITADLRKVPGTDPAFEVFPYTVTNVFYEQYLTVVPEGLFMLSLCLVPTFAVCCLLLGMDLRSGLLNLFSIIMVLVDTVGFMALWGISYNAVSLINLVTAVGISVEFVSHITRSFAVSTKPTRLERAKEATVSMGSAVFAGVAMTNLPGILVLGLAKAQLIQIFFFRLNLLITLLGLLHGLVFLPVALSYLGPDVNPALVLEQKRAAEVAAARTAACLKHSSPTCLANGTYINGSFEHPAENAGAGAGSGPLRQ from the exons GCCCAGGCCGAGCTGTACACGCCCACACACAGACGTGGCTACTGCGCCTTCTATGACGAGTGCGGGAAGAACCCCGAGCTGTCCGGCAGCCTGGCCTCGCTGTCCAACGTGTCCTGCCTGTCCAACACACCCGCCCGCCCCATCACGGGCAGCCACCTGGCCCTCTTGCAGCGCATCTGCCCCCGGCTCTACACTGGCCCCAACACCACCTACGCCTGCTGCTCCCAGAAGCAGCTGGTGTCCCTGGAGGCCAGCATGGCCATCACCAAGGCCCTGCTGACCCGCTGCCCGGCCTGCTCGGACAACTTCGTGAGCCTGCACTGCCACAACACTTGCAGCCCCGACCAGAGCGTCTTCGTCAACGTGACGCGTGTGGCTGTGCGGGGGGGCGGCCAGCCCCCAGCCGTGGTGGCCTACGAGGCCTTCTACCAGCGCAGCTTCGCGGAGCAGGCCTACGACTCCTGCAGCCGGGTGCGCATCCCCGCGGCCGCCACGCTGGCTGTGGGCACCATGTGCGGTGTCTACGGCTCCGCCCTCTGCAATGCCGAGCGCTGGCTCAATTACCAGGGGGACACGGGGAATGGCCTGGCGCCGCTGGACATCACCTTCCACctatgggagcccagccaggccGCAGGGAGTGAGATGCAGCCCCTGGACGGGGAGATCACTCCCTGCAACCAGTCCCAGGGCGATGGCACAACCTCCTGCTCCTGCCAGGACTGCGCTGCGTCCTGCCCCGCCATCCCCCAGCCCGAGGTCCTGGACGCGACCTTCCGCCTGGGCCGCATGGCCGGTGGGCTGGCCCTGATCATCATCCTGTGCTCTGCGCTCTCCGTGCTCACTGCCTTCCTTACGGCACCCCGCCTGCGCCCCTGCAGGAAAATGGGAAGGATGCGGGACCCCAAGGCCGGCCCCAGCTTCTCCAACAGGCTCAGCCTCTCCACGCACATCCTCCTCAGCCGGGGCTTCCAGGGCTGGGGCACGTGGGTGGCCTCGTGGCCCCTGACAGTTCTCCTGGTGTCCATCGCGGTGGTGGCAGCCTTGGCTGGGGGGCTGGCCTTCATGAAACTGACCACAGACCCCGTGGAGCTGTGGTCAGCCCCCAACAGCCAGGCCCGGAGGGAGAAGGAGTTCCACGACCAGCACTTCGGCCCCTTCTTCCGGACCAACCAGGTGATCCTGACGGCGCCCCGGCGGCCCAGCTACGGGTACGACTCCCTGCTGCTGGGGCCCAAGAACTTCAGCGGCGTGCTGGACACCGACCTGCTGCAGGAGCTGCTGGTGCTGCAGGAGAGGCTGCGGCACCTGCAGGTGTGGTCGCCCGAGGAGCAGCGCAATGTCTCCCTGCGGGACATCTGCTACGCCCCCCTCAACCCGCGCAACGCCAGCCTCTCTGACTGCTGCGTCAACAGCCTCCTGCAGTATTTTCAGAGCAACCTCACGAGCCTGCTGCTCACCGCCAACCAGACGCTCATGGGGCAGACCGCCCAGGTGGACTGGCGGGACCACTTCCTCTACTGTGCCAA cgCCCCCCTCACCTTCAAAGACGGCACGGCCCTGGGCCTGAGCTGCATGGCTGACTACGGAGCCCCAGTGTTCCCTTTCCTCGCTGTGGGCGGCTACAAGG GGAAAGACTACTCTGAGGCAGAGGCCCTGATCTTGACCTTCTCCCTCAACAACTACCTTCCTGGGGACCCCCGGCTGGCCCAGGCCAAGCTCTGGGAGgcgggcttcctggaggagatgcgAGCCTTCCGGCGGCAAATGGCCGGCACATTCCAAGTCACATTCATGGCAGAG CGCTCCCTGGAGGACGAGATCAGCCGGACCACGGCCGAGGACCTGCCCATCTTCGCCATCAGCTACCTGGTCATCTTTCTGTACATCTCCCTGGCCCTGGGCAGCTACACCAGCTGGCGCCGCGTGctg GTGGACGCCAAGGTCACGCTGGGCCTGGGCGGGGTGGCCGTGGTGCTGGGAGCCGTCTTGGCCTCCATAGGCCTCTTCTCCTACGCGGGCGTCCCCACCTCCTTGGTGGTCCTTCAGGTGGTGCCTTTCCTGGTGCTGGCCGTGGGGGCCGACAACGTCTTCATCTTCGTCCTGGAGCACCAG aggCTGCCGCAGAAGCCTGGGGAGGGCCTGGAGGCCCACATCGGCCGGGTGCTGGGCAGCGTGGGGCCCAGCATGTTGCTCTGCAGTGTCTCTGAGGCCATCTGCTTCTTCCTGG GTGCCCTGACCCCCATGCCCGCGGTGCGGACCTTTGCGCTGACCTCTGGCCTCGCGGTGATCCTGGACTTCCTGCTGCAGATGTCGGCGTTTGTGGCCCTGGTGGCCCTTGATGCGAGGAGGCAGGAg GCCTCCCGGCTGGATGGCTGCTGCTGCCTCCGCGCCCAGAAGCCGCCCCCACCTGGCCCGAGCGAGGGGCTTCTGCTCCGATTCTTCTGCAAGGTCTATGTCCCATTCCTGCTGCACCAGGTCACCCGCGTGGTTGTG CTGCTGCTGTCGCTGGCGCTGTTCGGGACGTGTCTGTACTTCATGTGCCACATCAGTGTGGGGTTGGACCAGGAGCTGGCCCTGCCCAAG GACTCGTACCTGCTCGACTACTTCCTCTTTCTGAACCACTACTTCGAGGCGGGGGCCCCGGTCTACTTCGTCACCACTGGGGGCTACAACTTCTCCAGCAAGGCGGGCATGGACGCAATCTGCTCCAGCTCCGGCTGTGACAGCTTCTCCCTCACCCAGAAGATCCAGTATGCCGTCGAGTTTCCCGAGCA GTCTTACTTGGCCATCCCCGCCTCCTCCTGGGTGGATGACTTCATCGACTGGCTGACACCGTCCTCCTGCTGCCGCCTTTATGCCTTTGGCCCCCATAAGGACGAGTTCTGCCCCTCCACCGTCA CCTCGTTGGCCTGCATCAAGAACTGCATCAGCTTCACCTTCGGGACCGTGCGGCCATCAGTGGACCAGTTCAACAAGTACCTTCCCTGGTTCCTCAGCGACCCTCCCAACATCAAATGTCCCAAAGG ggGTCTGGCAGCTTACAACACCTCGGTGGACTTGGGCCCTGATGGCCAGATTTTAG CCTCGCGCTTCATGGCCTACCACAAGCCCCTGAAGAACTCGAAGGATTTCACGGAGGCCCTGAGGGCAGCTCGGGCGCTGGCAGCCAACATCACCGCCGACCTTCGGAAGGTGCCAGGCACCGACCCGGCCTTCGAGGTCTTCCCCTACAC GGTCACCAACGTGTTCTACGAGCAGTACCTGACCGTGGTGCCTGAGGGGCTCTTCATGCTCAGCCTCTGCCTGGTGCCCACCTTCGCTGtctgctgcctcctgctgggCATGGACCTGCGCTCCGGCCTCCTCAACCTCTTCTCCATCATCATGGTCCTGGTGGACACCGTGGGCTTCATGGCCCTTTGGGGCATCAGCTACAACGCCGTGTCCCTCATCAACCTGGTCACG GCGGTGGGCATCTCGGTGGAGTTCGTGTCCCACATCACCCGCTCCTTTGCGGTCAGCACCAAGCCCACCCGGCTGGAGAGGGCCAAGGAGGCCACCGTCTCCATGGGCAGTGCG GTATTTGCCGGAGTGGCCATGACCAACCTGCCTGGTATCCTCGTTCTGGGCTTGGCGAAGGCCCAGCTCATCCAGATCTTCTTCTTCCGGCTCAACCTGCTCATCaccctgctgggcctgctgcacGGCCTGGTCTTCCTGCCTGTCGCCCTCAGCTACCTGG GGCCTGATGTCAAcccagctctggtgctggagcAAAAGCGGGCAGCAGAGGTGGCTGCAGCCAGGACGGCTGCCTGCCTGAAGCACTCCTCCCCGACCTGCCTGGCCAATGGCACCTACATCAATGGCAGCTTCGAACATCCCGCGGAGAACGCAGGCGCAGGTGCTGGCAGCGGCCCCCTGCGCCAGTGA